A window of the Streptomyces formicae genome harbors these coding sequences:
- a CDS encoding TetR/AcrR family transcriptional regulator: MYTQGVNTSERLIEATRELLWERGYVGTSPKAILRQAGAGQGSMYHHFTGKPDLALAAIRRTAAEMRATAEADLGRPDTAYERISAYLLRERDALRGCPVGRLTMDPDVIASDELRAPVDETLDWLRERLEEIVEEGRERGEFSASLIPSETAALIVATVQGGYVLARASSSPAAFDAGVRGLLALLAPQECAGPAGSAAG, translated from the coding sequence ATGTACACTCAGGGCGTGAACACATCGGAGCGGCTGATCGAGGCCACCCGTGAGCTGCTGTGGGAGCGCGGTTACGTGGGCACCAGCCCCAAGGCGATCCTCCGGCAGGCCGGCGCCGGGCAGGGCAGCATGTACCACCACTTCACAGGCAAGCCCGATCTCGCGCTGGCGGCGATACGCCGCACCGCCGCGGAGATGCGTGCCACCGCCGAGGCGGACCTCGGCCGGCCTGACACGGCGTACGAGCGCATCTCGGCGTATCTGCTCCGGGAGCGCGACGCACTGCGCGGCTGCCCCGTCGGCCGCCTCACGATGGACCCGGACGTCATCGCGAGCGACGAGCTGCGCGCGCCCGTGGACGAGACTCTCGACTGGTTGCGGGAGCGGCTCGAGGAGATCGTCGAAGAGGGGCGCGAGCGCGGCGAGTTCAGCGCCTCCCTCATCCCTTCGGAGACCGCGGCCCTGATCGTCGCGACCGTTCAGGGCGGCTATGTGCTGGCACGGGCGTCCAGTTCGCCGGCGGCGTTCGACGCGGGCGTCCGAGGGCTGCTCGCGCTGCTCGCGCCCCAGGAGTGCGCCGGACCCGCAGGCTCCGCCGCCGGCTGA
- a CDS encoding ROK family protein, protein MNGKVTTARTRLERGRSALGPALELVHTGRAPTRAVLTAELGVTRATAGAVAAELEALGLIRVDSRPGAAAGSQGRPSHRLSIDDTGPVALAAQVHADGFRAALVGLGGGIVATAPGCVAVSADPAQVLGEVVDAGAALLRETGRRCVGAGLAVPSAVAEPEGTALNPLHLAWPAGAPVRDIFADRVRAAGITGPAFTGNDVNLAALAEHRHGAGRGAQHLLCVATGHRGVGGALVLDGRLHTGSSGLALEVGHLTVNPEGRPCHCGSRGCLDVEADPLAFLTAAGREPGPEVSLLQQSQELLRTEYADPTVRAAAEELIDRLGLGLAGLVNILNPDRIILGGLHRDLLDADPERLRAVVADRSLWGRSGGVPILPCTLDHNSLVGAAELAWQPVLDDPLTVLPARAS, encoded by the coding sequence ATGAACGGCAAGGTGACGACCGCCCGCACAAGACTGGAGAGAGGCCGCAGCGCGCTCGGCCCCGCGCTGGAACTGGTGCACACGGGCCGGGCGCCCACCAGGGCCGTCCTCACCGCCGAACTCGGCGTCACCCGCGCCACCGCCGGAGCCGTCGCCGCCGAGCTCGAAGCGCTCGGGCTGATCCGGGTCGACTCGCGGCCCGGTGCCGCCGCCGGTTCGCAGGGCCGCCCTTCGCACCGGCTGTCCATCGACGACACGGGCCCCGTCGCGCTCGCGGCGCAGGTGCACGCCGACGGCTTCCGGGCCGCGCTCGTCGGGCTCGGCGGGGGCATCGTGGCGACCGCCCCCGGCTGCGTCGCGGTCTCCGCGGACCCTGCCCAGGTGCTCGGCGAGGTCGTGGACGCGGGTGCGGCGCTGCTGCGCGAGACCGGCAGACGCTGCGTGGGCGCCGGGCTCGCCGTCCCCTCCGCCGTGGCCGAACCCGAGGGCACCGCACTCAACCCGCTCCACCTCGCCTGGCCGGCCGGGGCCCCGGTCCGCGACATCTTCGCCGACCGCGTCCGCGCGGCCGGCATCACGGGACCGGCGTTCACGGGCAACGACGTCAACCTCGCCGCCCTCGCCGAACACCGCCACGGCGCCGGCCGCGGCGCCCAGCACCTGCTCTGCGTCGCCACCGGGCACCGCGGCGTCGGCGGCGCCCTCGTCCTCGACGGCCGCCTCCACACGGGAAGTTCCGGCCTCGCCCTGGAGGTCGGCCACCTCACCGTCAACCCCGAGGGCCGCCCCTGCCACTGCGGCAGCCGCGGCTGCCTCGACGTCGAGGCAGACCCGCTGGCCTTCCTCACCGCCGCGGGCCGTGAGCCCGGCCCCGAGGTGTCCCTGCTCCAGCAGTCGCAGGAACTGCTCCGCACGGAGTACGCCGACCCGACGGTGCGGGCCGCGGCCGAGGAGCTCATCGACCGGCTCGGCCTCGGACTCGCCGGCCTCGTCAACATCCTCAACCCCGACCGCATCATCCTCGGCGGCCTGCACCGGGACCTCCTCGACGCCGACCCCGAGCGGCTGCGTGCGGTCGTCGCCGACCGCAGCCTCTGGGGCCGCAGCGGCGGCGTCCCCATCCTCCCCTGCACGCTCGACCACAACAGCCTGGTGGGCGCGGCGGAGCTGGCCTGGCAGCCGGTCCTCGACGACCCGCTCACGGTGCTGCCCGCGCGCGCCTCCTGA
- a CDS encoding dipeptidase gives MTANPIAETVASLIPRAKTELTELVAFHSVADPAVAPRSECEAAAKWVADALAAEGFQDVALLDTPDGSQSVYGLLPGPEGAPTVLLYAHYDVQPMLDESAWVTPPFELTERNGRWYGRGAADCKGGFIMHLLALRALKANGGVPVTVKVIVEGSEEQGTGGLERYAEAHPELLRADAIVIGDSGNFRLGLPTVTATLRGMTMIRVQVDTMEGNLHSGMFGGAAPDALAALIRVLDSLRAEDGSTVVDGLAADAAWDGLQYPAEDFRKDAKVLDGVGLIGHGTVADRLWARPAVTVVGIDCPPVAGATPSVPSSARAQISLRVPPGQDAAEATKLLYAHIEKHTPWNARVSLEQVGQGQAFRADVTSPAYTSMADAMGIAYPGEEMQISGMGGSIPLCNTLAALYPESEILLIGLSEPEAQIHAVNESVSPEELERLSVAEAHFLVNYARSKQV, from the coding sequence ATGACCGCGAATCCGATCGCCGAGACCGTCGCATCCCTGATACCCCGCGCGAAGACGGAACTCACGGAACTGGTGGCGTTCCATTCGGTGGCGGACCCGGCCGTGGCGCCGAGGAGCGAGTGCGAGGCCGCGGCGAAGTGGGTGGCGGACGCGCTCGCCGCCGAGGGGTTCCAGGATGTGGCGCTGCTCGACACCCCCGACGGTTCGCAGTCGGTGTACGGCCTGCTGCCCGGGCCCGAGGGCGCGCCGACCGTGCTGCTCTACGCGCACTACGACGTGCAGCCGATGCTCGACGAATCGGCGTGGGTGACGCCCCCGTTCGAGCTGACCGAGCGGAACGGCCGCTGGTACGGACGCGGCGCCGCCGACTGCAAGGGCGGCTTCATCATGCACCTGCTCGCGCTGCGCGCCCTCAAGGCGAACGGCGGCGTCCCGGTCACGGTCAAGGTCATCGTCGAGGGCTCGGAGGAGCAGGGCACGGGCGGTCTCGAGCGGTACGCCGAGGCGCACCCGGAGCTGCTGCGTGCGGACGCCATCGTGATCGGCGACAGCGGCAACTTCCGCCTCGGTCTGCCGACCGTGACGGCGACGCTGCGCGGGATGACGATGATCCGCGTCCAGGTCGACACCATGGAGGGCAACCTGCACTCCGGCATGTTCGGCGGTGCTGCCCCCGACGCGCTGGCCGCGCTGATCCGCGTCCTCGACTCGCTGCGCGCCGAGGACGGCTCGACGGTCGTCGACGGGCTCGCGGCGGACGCGGCCTGGGACGGACTCCAGTACCCGGCGGAGGACTTCCGCAAGGACGCGAAGGTGCTGGACGGCGTCGGACTGATCGGCCACGGCACGGTCGCCGACCGCCTCTGGGCGCGTCCCGCCGTCACCGTCGTCGGCATCGACTGCCCGCCGGTGGCCGGTGCGACCCCGTCCGTCCCGTCCAGCGCCCGCGCTCAGATCAGCCTGCGGGTGCCGCCCGGGCAGGACGCGGCCGAGGCGACGAAGCTGCTCTACGCCCACATCGAGAAGCACACGCCGTGGAACGCCCGGGTGAGCCTGGAGCAGGTCGGGCAGGGCCAGGCGTTCCGCGCGGACGTGACCAGCCCGGCGTACACCTCGATGGCGGACGCGATGGGGATCGCGTACCCGGGCGAGGAGATGCAGATCTCCGGCATGGGCGGCTCGATTCCGCTGTGCAACACGCTCGCGGCGCTCTACCCGGAGTCGGAGATCCTGCTGATCGGCCTGAGCGAGCCGGAGGCGCAGATCCACGCGGTGAACGAGAGCGTGTCGCCCGAGGAGCTGGAGCGGCTGTCGGTGGCGGAGGCGCACTTCCTGGTGAACTACGCGCGCTCGAAGCAGGTCTGA
- a CDS encoding response regulator transcription factor, with protein sequence MIRVLLADDQALVRAGFRALLNAQPDIEVAGEAADGEEALRRVTELRPDVVLMDIRMPLLDGLAATRRITGDESLDGVKVVMLTTFELDEYVFEAIRAGASGFLVKDTEPDELLRAVRAVVDGDALLSPGVTRRLIAEFAARSKAPADDERLADLTEREREVMALVGIGLSNEEIARRLVVSPLTAKTHVSRTMVKLGARDRAQLVVLAYESGLVRPGWLG encoded by the coding sequence GTGATCCGCGTACTGCTCGCCGACGACCAGGCGTTGGTGCGGGCCGGCTTCCGGGCGCTGCTCAACGCCCAGCCGGACATCGAGGTGGCGGGGGAGGCCGCGGACGGCGAGGAGGCGCTGCGCCGGGTCACCGAACTCAGGCCCGACGTCGTCCTGATGGACATCCGCATGCCGCTGCTCGATGGTCTCGCCGCCACCCGACGCATCACCGGGGACGAGTCCCTCGACGGCGTCAAGGTCGTCATGCTCACCACCTTCGAGCTGGACGAGTACGTCTTCGAGGCGATCCGCGCCGGGGCGTCGGGGTTCCTCGTGAAGGACACCGAGCCGGACGAACTGCTTCGCGCGGTACGGGCGGTGGTGGACGGCGACGCACTCCTGTCGCCGGGGGTGACCCGCCGGCTCATCGCGGAGTTCGCCGCGCGGTCGAAGGCGCCCGCCGACGACGAGCGGCTCGCCGACCTCACCGAGCGGGAGCGGGAGGTGATGGCGCTCGTCGGGATCGGACTCTCCAACGAGGAGATCGCCCGCCGCCTCGTGGTCAGCCCGCTCACCGCGAAGACGCACGTCAGCCGCACCATGGTCAAACTGGGCGCACGCGACCGGGCCCAACTGGTGGTCCTGGCCTACGAGTCCGGCCTGGTCCGCCCCGGCTGGCTCGGCTGA
- a CDS encoding SAM-dependent methyltransferase: MSDTGLPPHLTRLTFHGPLSDARAAQLVARLVRHSPASVLDIGCGWGELMLRVLEAAPGAKGIGLDLNADDLARGRRNAGERGLDGRAEFLEESATGTTRGPADVVLCVGSGQALLDGEAGRESAGDGTPLSATAAALRALRTLVAPGGRVLFGEGFWQRTPAPDELGAMWPGARADDHLSLATITEAATAAGFRVEWIETATEEEWEHFESGYLADVEEWLAVNAGHPLAAETRNRVDRHRASWLRGYRGVLGLVYLTLIPVA, from the coding sequence ATGTCCGACACAGGTCTCCCGCCCCATCTCACCCGACTCACCTTCCACGGGCCGCTCTCCGACGCACGCGCCGCACAGCTGGTAGCACGGCTCGTGCGCCACAGCCCCGCGTCCGTCCTCGACATCGGCTGCGGATGGGGCGAGCTGATGCTGCGGGTGCTGGAAGCGGCGCCGGGCGCGAAGGGGATCGGCCTCGACCTCAACGCCGACGATCTCGCGCGCGGGCGACGCAACGCGGGGGAGCGCGGCCTCGACGGACGAGCGGAGTTCCTCGAGGAGTCCGCCACCGGTACGACCCGCGGGCCGGCCGACGTCGTGCTGTGCGTCGGGTCCGGGCAGGCGCTGCTCGACGGCGAAGCGGGCCGCGAATCCGCCGGTGACGGCACGCCGTTGTCCGCAACGGCCGCCGCGCTCCGGGCACTGCGCACCCTGGTCGCCCCCGGCGGGCGGGTGCTCTTCGGCGAGGGCTTCTGGCAGCGCACCCCCGCTCCGGACGAGCTTGGCGCGATGTGGCCGGGCGCCCGGGCCGACGACCACCTCTCACTCGCCACGATCACGGAAGCCGCCACCGCGGCCGGGTTCCGTGTCGAGTGGATCGAGACGGCGACCGAGGAGGAATGGGAGCACTTCGAATCCGGCTATCTCGCCGATGTGGAGGAGTGGCTCGCCGTCAACGCCGGGCACCCGCTGGCCGCCGAGACCCGGAACCGGGTGGACCGCCATCGGGCGAGCTGGCTGCGCGGCTATCGCGGGGTGCTCGGCCTTGTCTACCTCACGCTGATCCCGGTCGCCTGA
- a CDS encoding MFS transporter, which translates to MTLTGRLCRRFGSHPVTVAAGTLMSLSIALPAQAHSASSLGLVLLVFGVAYGGINVAMNSAAVDLVTALRRPVMPSFHAAFSLGGMIGAGLGGLVAAGLSPAAHLLALTVVGLLVTAVAGPTLLRHPAPVSAPASVSAPASVSARASVSAPAGPAARPSGRTRRLVVLFGVIALCTAYGEGALADWGALHLEQDLNAHPGVAAAGYSLFALAMTAGRLTGTALLERLGQTRTLVLGGATAAVGMLLGALAPTAWLALLGFAVTGLGLANIFPVAVGRAGALAGPAGVATASTLGYGGMLLGPPAIGFLADWFSLPVALTTVAGLAGAAALIGYAARKSAS; encoded by the coding sequence ATGACCCTGACGGGGCGGCTGTGCCGGCGGTTCGGCAGCCATCCCGTGACCGTCGCGGCCGGGACCCTGATGTCGCTGAGCATCGCATTGCCCGCGCAGGCGCATTCGGCGTCCTCGCTCGGGCTCGTACTGCTGGTGTTCGGTGTCGCGTACGGCGGCATCAACGTGGCGATGAACAGCGCCGCGGTGGATCTGGTGACGGCGCTGCGGCGGCCCGTCATGCCCAGCTTCCACGCGGCGTTCAGCCTCGGCGGCATGATCGGCGCGGGGCTCGGCGGACTGGTCGCCGCGGGCCTCTCCCCCGCCGCCCATCTGCTCGCCCTGACGGTGGTGGGGCTGCTGGTCACGGCGGTGGCGGGGCCGACGCTGCTGCGCCACCCCGCGCCCGTCTCCGCACCGGCGTCCGTCTCCGCACCGGCGTCCGTGTCCGCGCGGGCGTCCGTGTCCGCGCCGGCCGGTCCGGCCGCCCGGCCGAGCGGTCGCACCCGCCGCCTGGTCGTGCTTTTCGGTGTGATCGCACTGTGCACGGCGTACGGCGAGGGCGCGCTCGCCGACTGGGGAGCGCTGCACCTGGAGCAGGACCTGAACGCACACCCGGGCGTCGCGGCGGCCGGGTACTCCCTGTTCGCGCTCGCCATGACCGCCGGCCGGCTCACCGGCACCGCCCTGCTGGAGCGGCTCGGCCAGACGCGGACCCTGGTCCTGGGCGGCGCGACCGCCGCCGTCGGCATGCTGCTCGGCGCGCTGGCGCCGACGGCGTGGCTCGCGCTGCTCGGATTCGCGGTGACCGGCCTCGGCCTGGCGAACATCTTCCCGGTGGCGGTGGGCCGCGCGGGCGCGCTGGCCGGGCCCGCCGGTGTGGCCACGGCGTCCACGCTGGGCTACGGCGGGATGCTGCTGGGGCCGCCCGCGATCGGCTTCCTCGCCGACTGGTTCTCGCTGCCGGTGGCGCTGACGACGGTGGCGGGGCTCGCGGGCGCGGCGGCGCTGATCGGGTACGCGGCGCGGAAGTCGGCATCCTGA
- a CDS encoding DUF6332 family protein, with protein MFSAAFAAAVVFGVIAGPKLMFAMPYAAERGLLVAGAAAAAVVFPVRVVTVLRRFSRAPGEPSQPGEPGEPGEPGEPGEPSQPGQPSPPGEPGQPSQPGRTRPDS; from the coding sequence CTGTTCAGCGCGGCCTTCGCGGCTGCGGTGGTCTTCGGCGTGATCGCCGGTCCGAAGCTGATGTTCGCCATGCCGTACGCCGCCGAACGCGGGCTGCTCGTCGCGGGCGCGGCGGCGGCAGCCGTGGTCTTCCCGGTGCGGGTGGTGACCGTGCTCCGGCGGTTCTCGCGGGCGCCGGGTGAGCCGAGCCAGCCGGGTGAGCCAGGTGAGCCAGGTGAGCCAGGTGAGCCAGGTGAGCCTAGCCAGCCGGGTCAGCCCAGCCCGCCGGGTGAGCCGGGTCAGCCGAGCCAGCCGGGGCGGACCAGGCCGGACTCGTAG
- a CDS encoding geranylgeranyl reductase family protein, with amino-acid sequence MVGAGPAGASAAYAAAVAGRRVLLLEKAELPRYKTCGGGIIGPSRDALPPGFELPLQDRVYAVTFSLNGRLARTRRSRRMLFGLVNRPEFDAGLVEQAQKAGAVLRTGATVSRVEQHGPAVPDRRTVAVVLADGETVLARAVVGADGSASRIGAHVGVKLDQVDLGLEAEIPVPATVAEDWAGRVLIDWGPMPGSYGWVFPKGDVLTVGVISARGEGAATKRYLEDFIAQLGLAGFEPAVSSGHLTRCRSDDSPLSRGRVLVCGDAAGLLEPWTREGISYALRSGRLAGEWAVRIAEANDAVDARRQALNYAFAVKAGLGVEMGVGRRLLTVFERRPGLFHATITGFRPAWKAFADITRGATSLAGIVRSRPMARRALEALDRMRPVGAAGDERSGAEESETDGAAVTS; translated from the coding sequence GTGGTCGGCGCAGGACCGGCGGGAGCGTCGGCCGCCTACGCCGCCGCGGTCGCCGGACGGCGTGTGCTCCTGCTGGAGAAGGCCGAGCTGCCCCGCTACAAGACCTGCGGCGGAGGGATCATCGGACCGTCGCGGGACGCCCTGCCGCCCGGCTTCGAGCTGCCGCTCCAGGACCGGGTGTACGCCGTCACGTTCTCGCTGAACGGCAGGCTGGCCCGCACCCGGCGCTCGCGCAGGATGCTCTTCGGTCTGGTCAACCGGCCCGAGTTCGACGCGGGGCTGGTGGAGCAGGCGCAGAAGGCGGGGGCCGTGCTGCGCACCGGTGCGACCGTCTCACGGGTCGAGCAGCACGGACCGGCGGTGCCGGACCGCCGCACGGTCGCGGTCGTGCTGGCGGACGGCGAGACGGTCCTCGCCCGGGCCGTGGTCGGTGCCGACGGCAGCGCCAGCCGGATAGGAGCGCATGTCGGGGTCAAGCTGGACCAGGTCGACCTCGGTCTGGAGGCCGAGATCCCCGTCCCGGCGACGGTCGCCGAGGACTGGGCGGGCCGGGTGCTCATCGACTGGGGCCCGATGCCCGGGAGTTACGGCTGGGTCTTCCCCAAGGGCGACGTCCTGACCGTCGGCGTGATCTCGGCGCGCGGCGAGGGGGCCGCGACCAAGCGTTACCTGGAGGACTTCATCGCGCAGCTGGGACTGGCCGGTTTCGAGCCGGCCGTCTCGTCGGGGCACCTGACCCGCTGCCGCAGCGACGACTCGCCGCTGTCGCGCGGGCGGGTGCTGGTGTGCGGGGACGCGGCCGGGCTGCTGGAGCCGTGGACGCGCGAGGGCATCTCGTACGCGCTGCGCTCGGGGCGCCTCGCGGGCGAGTGGGCGGTACGGATCGCCGAGGCGAACGACGCCGTGGACGCCCGCCGGCAGGCGCTGAACTACGCCTTCGCCGTCAAGGCGGGGCTGGGCGTCGAGATGGGCGTCGGCCGCCGGCTCCTCACCGTTTTCGAGCGGCGCCCGGGACTCTTCCACGCCACGATCACCGGCTTCCGGCCGGCGTGGAAGGCGTTCGCGGACATCACCCGCGGGGCGACATCGCTGGCGGGCATCGTGCGCTCGCGGCCGATGGCGCGGCGCGCCCTGGAGGCGCTGGACCGGATGCGGCCGGTGGGCGCCGCCGGCGACGAGCGGAGCGGGGCGGAGGAATCGGAGACCGACGGGGCCGCCGTCACCTCGTGA
- a CDS encoding nitroreductase family deazaflavin-dependent oxidoreductase, with the protein MSSSRHYIKVSPNDLRLNRLVGWLARRGISLAGSAELSVRGRKSGAMQRIPVNPYSQDGVQYLVSARGHSQWVRNMRAAGGGELRVGRKVRTFTAEEVPDAEKTPVLRGYLKRWGWEVDRFFQGVTAKSSDAELLAAAPDHPVFRITVTR; encoded by the coding sequence ATGTCGTCGTCGCGCCACTACATCAAGGTCAGCCCGAACGACCTTCGCCTGAACCGTCTCGTCGGCTGGCTCGCCCGCCGCGGCATCAGCCTGGCCGGCTCCGCCGAGCTCTCCGTGCGCGGCCGCAAGAGCGGCGCGATGCAGCGCATCCCCGTCAACCCCTACAGCCAGGACGGCGTGCAGTACCTGGTCTCCGCCCGCGGCCACTCCCAGTGGGTGCGCAACATGCGGGCCGCGGGCGGGGGCGAGCTGCGCGTGGGCCGCAAGGTGCGCACGTTCACCGCCGAGGAGGTCCCGGACGCGGAGAAGACCCCCGTCCTGCGCGGCTATCTGAAGCGCTGGGGCTGGGAGGTCGACCGGTTCTTCCAGGGCGTCACCGCCAAGTCCTCCGACGCGGAGCTCCTGGCGGCGGCCCCCGACCACCCGGTCTTCCGGATCACCGTCACGAGGTGA
- a CDS encoding carbohydrate ABC transporter permease, whose protein sequence is MRPLSTDTSTASASQAAAAGRPAPVPAGRRRRLRPGRLGLHAFLMTVSLAFLAPLALAVYASLRPYDETSELGYFSLPRTLSFDYYRQAFTDSGMTKYFVNSLIIAVPGVLLALFLASFVAFAVSRLKLRGSVLLLMLFTAGNLLPQQVIVTPLYVLFNRIPLPYWMSDSMTMFDSYWAVITVQVGFQIGFCVFVLANFMRTLPQEILEAAVVDGAGVWTQYWRITLPLCRPALAALGTLQFTWMYNDFLWALVFISDGDKLPITSALNNLRGQFFTDYNLLAAGSVIVALPTLLVFLLLQRHFIAGLTLGSNKG, encoded by the coding sequence CTGCGCCCACTGAGCACCGACACCTCGACCGCGTCCGCCTCGCAGGCCGCCGCGGCCGGGCGGCCCGCGCCGGTGCCCGCAGGCCGCCGGCGCCGCCTGCGCCCCGGCCGGCTCGGGCTGCACGCGTTCCTGATGACCGTCTCGCTCGCCTTCCTGGCACCGCTCGCCCTCGCGGTCTACGCCTCGCTCAGGCCGTACGACGAGACCTCCGAGCTCGGCTACTTCTCGCTGCCGCGCACGCTCTCCTTCGACTACTACCGGCAGGCCTTCACCGACTCGGGGATGACGAAGTACTTCGTCAACTCCCTGATCATCGCCGTACCGGGCGTGCTGCTCGCGCTCTTCCTCGCATCCTTCGTCGCCTTCGCCGTCTCCCGGCTGAAGCTGCGCGGCTCGGTCCTGCTGCTGATGCTCTTCACGGCGGGCAACCTGCTCCCGCAGCAGGTCATCGTCACGCCCCTGTACGTCCTGTTCAACCGCATCCCGCTGCCCTACTGGATGTCGGACTCGATGACGATGTTCGACTCGTACTGGGCGGTGATCACGGTGCAGGTCGGCTTCCAGATCGGCTTCTGCGTCTTCGTCCTCGCCAACTTCATGCGCACGCTGCCCCAGGAGATCCTGGAGGCGGCCGTCGTCGACGGCGCCGGGGTCTGGACGCAGTACTGGCGCATCACGCTGCCGCTGTGCCGCCCCGCGCTGGCGGCCCTCGGCACGCTCCAGTTCACCTGGATGTACAACGACTTCCTCTGGGCGCTCGTCTTCATCTCCGACGGCGACAAGCTCCCCATCACCTCGGCCCTCAACAACCTGCGCGGGCAGTTCTTCACGGACTACAACCTGCTGGCGGCGGGCTCGGTGATCGTGGCCCTGCCCACGCTGCTCGTCTTCCTGCTGCTGCAACGGCACTTCATCGCGGGGCTCACGCTGGGTTCGAACAAGGGGTGA
- a CDS encoding NUDIX hydrolase: protein MIVWINGAFGAGKSTAARELIDLIPNSTLYDPEVIGGALRDLLPQKRLDEVTDYQDLPIWRRLVVDAAAGMLAEFGGVLVVPMTLLRQEYRDEIFGGLAARRIPVRHVLLHSEETILRARIAAREEPGNPDAKQRVDQWAHDHIEPYRTALHGWLTADAHVVDTSSLSPRRTAEAVAEAVLTGAAAVSAIVQTPEPTAETLAAGVLLFDEHDRVLLVDPTYKPGWEFPGGVVEPGEAPARAGMREVAEETGIRLDAVPRLLVVDWEPPRPPGYGGLRLLFDGGRLTGDDAAARVLLPGAELRGWRFATEEEAAGMLPPVRYERLRWALRARERGTVLNLEAGVPVG from the coding sequence GTGATCGTCTGGATCAACGGTGCTTTCGGCGCGGGCAAGTCGACCGCTGCTCGCGAGCTGATCGATCTGATCCCGAACAGCACGTTGTACGACCCCGAGGTGATCGGCGGCGCGCTGCGGGACCTCCTGCCGCAGAAGCGGCTCGACGAGGTGACCGACTATCAGGACCTGCCGATCTGGCGCCGCCTGGTGGTGGACGCGGCGGCGGGGATGCTCGCCGAGTTCGGCGGCGTCCTCGTGGTGCCGATGACGCTGCTCAGACAGGAGTACCGGGACGAGATCTTCGGAGGGCTCGCCGCCCGCCGCATCCCGGTCCGCCATGTCCTGCTCCACTCGGAGGAAACGATCCTGCGCGCCCGGATCGCCGCTCGGGAGGAGCCCGGAAACCCCGACGCGAAGCAGCGCGTGGACCAGTGGGCGCACGACCACATCGAGCCCTACCGCACCGCCCTCCATGGCTGGCTCACCGCCGACGCCCATGTCGTCGACACCTCGTCGCTCAGCCCGCGCCGGACCGCCGAGGCCGTCGCCGAGGCCGTGCTCACCGGCGCCGCCGCGGTCAGCGCGATCGTGCAGACACCCGAACCGACCGCCGAGACCCTGGCCGCCGGCGTCCTGCTCTTCGACGAGCACGACCGGGTGCTCCTCGTCGACCCCACCTACAAGCCCGGCTGGGAGTTCCCCGGCGGCGTGGTCGAGCCCGGGGAGGCCCCGGCGCGCGCGGGGATGCGGGAGGTGGCCGAGGAGACAGGGATACGGCTCGACGCCGTACCGCGGCTGCTGGTCGTCGATTGGGAGCCGCCCCGGCCACCGGGCTACGGCGGGCTGCGGCTGCTCTTCGACGGCGGCCGGCTCACCGGCGACGACGCCGCCGCACGCGTGCTGCTGCCCGGTGCGGAGCTGCGGGGGTGGCGGTTCGCCACCGAGGAGGAGGCCGCCGGGATGCTGCCCCCGGTGCGCTACGAACGGCTGCGCTGGGCGCTGCGGGCCCGGGAGCGCGGGACGGTGCTCAACCTGGAGGCGGGTGTGCCCGTGGGGTGA
- a CDS encoding TetR/AcrR family transcriptional regulator, producing the protein MSSTNRGSAVRGARERARSEITAAIKGEARRQLAAAGAAKLSLRAVARELGMVSSALYRYFPSRDELLTALIVDAYDAVGAAAECALAEAPPGLTPVTRWTAVCTAVRAWALAHPHEYALIYGSPVPGYAAPQTTVVPASRVGQTLIAIARDAHHGPGVTPPPLPPELREEAGRMAADLAPDLPPALVVALVAAWSQLFGMISFELFGQFHRVVEERAAFFAHAAGRLARDAGLVLHRE; encoded by the coding sequence ATGAGCAGCACGAACAGGGGCAGCGCCGTGCGCGGAGCCAGGGAACGGGCCCGCAGCGAGATCACCGCGGCCATCAAGGGCGAGGCCCGCAGACAGCTCGCCGCCGCGGGCGCCGCCAAGCTCTCCCTGCGTGCCGTCGCCCGCGAGCTGGGCATGGTCTCCTCGGCGCTCTACCGCTACTTCCCGAGCCGGGACGAGCTGCTCACCGCGCTGATCGTCGACGCGTACGACGCCGTCGGCGCCGCGGCCGAATGCGCACTCGCCGAGGCCCCACCCGGCCTCACCCCCGTGACCCGCTGGACCGCGGTCTGCACGGCCGTGCGCGCCTGGGCGCTGGCTCACCCCCATGAGTACGCCCTCATCTACGGCTCTCCCGTCCCCGGCTACGCCGCCCCGCAGACCACCGTCGTGCCTGCCTCCCGCGTCGGTCAGACCCTCATCGCCATCGCCCGCGACGCACACCACGGCCCCGGCGTCACCCCGCCCCCGCTCCCTCCCGAACTGCGGGAGGAGGCCGGCCGGATGGCCGCGGACCTCGCCCCCGATCTGCCCCCCGCCCTGGTCGTCGCCCTCGTGGCGGCCTGGTCGCAGCTGTTCGGGATGATCTCGTTCGAGCTCTTCGGCCAGTTCCACCGGGTCGTGGAGGAGCGGGCCGCCTTCTTCGCGCACGCGGCCGGGCGCCTCGCCCGCGACGCCGGTCTCGTACTGCACAGGGAGTAG